A window from Peromyscus eremicus chromosome 1, PerEre_H2_v1, whole genome shotgun sequence encodes these proteins:
- the LOC131902798 gene encoding interferon-induced protein with tetratricopeptide repeats 1-like: MVASALFITFMEGGMRENAGSDQVKEKLIELNCHFTWVLLFEDLDIPDLEVRISEDLEFLDIKNTVGMLNLRAYVKHLRGQHKKALQSLKEAEALIQGEMLGQRSLLIWSNCAWVHYHMGSLAETQNYLDKVENTCKELGSPFRYSMECAEMEYEKGWALLKCGKQDYHRAMACFQMALTVDPENPEYNLGYAVAAYHIDFDDNNISLEPLRKAVRLNPEDPNIKVYLALKLQDVGLVAEAETHIEEAIRGTSCQHYIFRYIAKYYRRKGCIDKALRLLHRALQVSPASGYLHYQLGLCYHQQVLQLRTSSNEQARKQAAQQALFEFQETLKLRPRLEMAYVCMAEVQAEMGQYEEAQAHFQKSLNMMELNSNLECHKQQDIHLRYGCYLDFHRKSEDDAITQYLKGLNLKEKNFVWRKLLAALEEVARRRVHQNVRIVKSYSLLGFVHKLKGDNEEAMRYYETALRLTGGMNPKF; the protein is encoded by the exons ATGGTTGCTAGTGCATTGTTCATAACATTCATGGAGGGAGGCATGAG AGAGAATGCTGGCAGTGATCAGGTCAAGGAGAAATTGATTGAACTGAATTGTCACTTCACATGGGTGCTGTTGTTCGAAGACCTTGACATACCTGATTTGGAAGTAAGGATCTCTGAGGACCTTGAGTTCCTAGACATCAAAAACACAGTGGGGATGCTCAACCTCAGGGCCTATGTGAAACACCTGAGAGGCCAGCATAAGAAAGCCCTGCAGAGCTTGAAAGAAGCAGAAGCCTTGATCCAGGGAGAGATGTTGGGTCAGAGAAGCCTGTTAATCTGGAGCAACTGTGCCTGGGTGCATTACCACATGGGCAGCCTGGCTGAAACCCAGAACTACCTGGACAAGGTGGAAAACACTTGCAAGGAATTGGGTAGTCCCTTCCGCTATAGTATGGAGTGTGCGGAGATGGAATATGAGAAAGGCTGGGCCTTGTTGAAGTGTGGAAAACAGGATTATCATAGAGCCATGGCCTGCTTTCAAATGGCTCTGACAGTGGATCCTGAAAACCCTGAATACAACCTTGGCTATGCAGTTGCAGCCTATCACATAGACTTTGATGACAATAATATCTCTCTAGAACCCCTAAGAAAGGCTGTAAGGTTAAATCCAGAAGATCCGAATATTAAAGTATATCTTGCGCTGAAGCTTCAGGATGTAGGATTAGTAGCTGAAGCAGAAACACACATTGAAGAAGCCATCAGAGGCACATCCTGCCAACACTATATCTTTCGATACATAGCCAAGTATTACCGAAGGAAAGGCTGCATAGACAAGGCTCTCCGTCTGCTACACAGGGCCTTGCAGGTGTCACCTGCCTCTGGCTACCTGCATTACCAACTAGGGCTCTGCTACCATCAACAAGTGTTGCAACTGAGGACATCCAGCAATGAGCAGGCCAGAAAGCAGGCGGCACAACAGGCCCTTTTTGAATTTCAAGAGACTCTGAAACTCAGGCCCAGATTAGAGATGGCTTATGTTTGCATGGCTGAAGTACAGGCAGAAATGGGCCAATATGAAGAAGCACAGGCACATTTCCAGAAGTCACTGAACATGATGGAACTGAACAGTAATCTTGAGTGTCACAAACAGCAGGATATTCATTTACGCTATGGCTGTTACCTAGACTTTCATCGGAAATCAGAAGATGATGCGATCACCCAGTACTTAAAAGGTcttaatctgaaagaaaaaaactttgtCTGGAGGAAACTACTCgcagccttggaggaagtggccAGAAGACGTGTTCACCAGAATGTTCGAATTGTGAAGAGCTATAGCTTGCTAGGCTTTGTCCACAAACTGAAGGGGGACAACGAAGAGGCCATGAGGTACTATGAGACAGCTCTGAGGCTCACTGGGGGAATGAATCCTAAGTTTTGA